In the genome of Kitasatospora cathayae, one region contains:
- a CDS encoding glycine-rich protein, whose translation MVDAEPEAGRSGLALFERHHRWSRVFALTASLALATVGFSTQTAYAAGPPCNGGAFTTSPPHLHLPTAVGEDSFTVPTGVTSIHVVVDGAKGADTDSVGAGARVTADLPVTPGSTLFVEVGTGGGLGGSARGGAGGGASDIRTCSAPSASCVPTGDPLTDPRLLVADGGGGGGGGTNLPLRPGADGGTGPNLCNPGGDAMGVGGAGGGTGGTCPSGGIGGGSSGGGTPGGNGTPGVGGDGGNFGFPSGGGGGGAGFWGGGGGGTGNNTGSGGGGGSSFITANAANFSTVANPTGTPAVTISFTFSPSVTTTPSQTSIPLGRPTTDGGDSPPRFARQRCAGRDGRFLVPTD comes from the coding sequence GTGGTGGATGCCGAGCCGGAAGCGGGTCGGAGCGGCCTGGCACTGTTCGAGCGACACCACCGGTGGTCACGTGTCTTCGCGCTGACCGCGAGCCTGGCGCTCGCCACGGTGGGGTTCTCCACCCAGACCGCGTACGCGGCCGGTCCGCCGTGCAACGGCGGCGCCTTCACCACCTCGCCCCCCCACCTGCACCTACCCACGGCGGTGGGCGAGGACAGTTTCACCGTTCCCACCGGAGTGACCAGCATCCACGTGGTCGTCGACGGCGCCAAGGGCGCCGACACGGACAGCGTCGGCGCCGGGGCGAGAGTCACCGCGGACTTGCCGGTCACGCCCGGCAGCACCCTGTTCGTCGAGGTCGGAACGGGCGGCGGCCTCGGCGGCAGCGCCCGCGGTGGCGCGGGCGGCGGGGCGTCGGACATCCGCACCTGCTCGGCGCCCTCCGCCAGTTGTGTGCCGACCGGTGATCCTCTGACGGACCCGCGGCTGCTGGTGGCCGACGGCGGTGGCGGCGGTGGCGGTGGCACCAACCTGCCGCTGCGGCCGGGAGCCGATGGCGGCACCGGCCCCAACCTCTGCAACCCCGGCGGCGACGCCATGGGCGTCGGCGGTGCCGGTGGCGGCACCGGGGGGACGTGCCCCAGCGGCGGAATCGGCGGCGGCAGCAGCGGCGGTGGGACCCCCGGAGGCAACGGAACACCGGGCGTCGGCGGCGACGGGGGCAACTTCGGCTTCCCGTCCGGCGGCGGCGGTGGCGGCGCCGGATTCTGGGGCGGCGGCGGTGGCGGCACCGGCAACAACACCGGCTCCGGCGGTGGCGGCGGATCGAGCTTCATCACCGCCAACGCCGCCAACTTCTCCACCGTGGCCAATCCGACCGGCACGCCCGCGGTCACCATCAGCTTCACCTTCTCCCCGAGCGTCACCACGACCCCCTCGCAGACCTCCATCCCGCTCGGAAGGCCGACCACCGACGGGGGAGATTCCCCGCCACGCTTTGCGCGGCAACGCTGCGCGGGGCGTGACGGCCGGTTCCTGGTTCCGACAGATTGA
- a CDS encoding sigma-70 family RNA polymerase sigma factor has translation MDSAAIDRFEASRGRLASLAYRLLGSAADAEDAVQDTFLRWQAADRERIEVPQAWLTKVVTNLCLDRLRSAQARHERAAGDWLPEPLLEGDPMLGPAETFEQRESVSLAVLTLMERLSPIERAAYVLREAFSYPHAEIAGILGITESASQQHVHRARRRIAAERRGGDEADPASARRIVEEFLAAAASGRTERLVALLTDDVTAISDGYGLARRLLRFTTRERIASYVRGGFTPTAAKRRMAGGSPAFHVALVNGSPAVLAVVNDRIVGIVAFEVSDDRIASLRGIATTDRLARLNEAWQQQGTDAPVLHAW, from the coding sequence ATGGACAGCGCAGCCATCGACCGGTTCGAGGCCAGCCGAGGCCGGCTGGCCTCGCTCGCGTACCGTCTGCTCGGCTCGGCCGCCGACGCCGAGGACGCCGTCCAGGACACCTTCCTGCGCTGGCAGGCCGCCGACCGGGAACGCATCGAAGTGCCGCAGGCATGGCTGACCAAGGTCGTCACCAACCTCTGCCTCGACCGGCTCCGCTCGGCCCAGGCACGCCATGAACGCGCCGCCGGAGACTGGCTGCCCGAGCCGCTCCTCGAGGGCGACCCGATGCTCGGCCCCGCCGAGACCTTCGAGCAGCGCGAATCGGTGTCCCTGGCCGTCCTGACCCTCATGGAGCGCCTCTCGCCCATCGAGCGGGCCGCCTACGTCCTGCGCGAGGCCTTCTCGTACCCGCACGCCGAGATCGCCGGGATCCTCGGCATCACCGAGTCCGCGAGCCAACAGCACGTCCACCGGGCCCGACGCCGGATCGCCGCAGAGCGCCGCGGCGGCGACGAGGCGGACCCCGCGTCCGCACGCCGGATCGTCGAGGAGTTCCTCGCCGCCGCCGCGTCCGGGCGCACCGAACGGCTGGTGGCGCTGCTCACCGATGACGTGACGGCGATCTCGGACGGCTACGGACTGGCCAGGCGGCTGCTGCGGTTCACGACGCGCGAGCGCATCGCCTCCTACGTGCGGGGCGGCTTCACGCCCACAGCGGCCAAGCGGCGGATGGCCGGCGGTTCCCCCGCGTTCCACGTCGCGCTGGTCAACGGCTCCCCGGCCGTCCTCGCCGTGGTCAACGACCGAATCGTGGGCATCGTGGCATTCGAGGTCAGCGACGACAGGATCGCGTCCCTGCGCGGCATCGCCACCACGGATCGGCTCGCGCGACTCAACGAGGCCTGGCAGCAGCAGGGAACCGACGCGCCGGTCCTCCACGCATGGTGA
- a CDS encoding EamA family transporter — MLGDVILLAAGVAWAACNVVARRTSLGHSPLTSTYYQTVAGALGFVLPSPFEVRDWRMPGAADIGMLAFLALMCSIAAFVLSDAQETGNSPRFMSMRQYTGRGGRTTGGRTECRARPRRSSEWSPVVDPSGPGGVVSPEWAVPNASGRGCFSRSSITADRRASPSTAVSDRGTRDRIGSPGSAKSCTPQED; from the coding sequence CTGCTGGGGGACGTCATCCTGCTGGCCGCCGGGGTCGCCTGGGCCGCCTGCAACGTCGTCGCCCGCCGCACGAGTTTGGGGCACTCCCCGCTGACCAGCACCTACTACCAGACCGTGGCCGGCGCACTCGGCTTCGTCCTGCCCAGCCCGTTCGAGGTCCGCGACTGGCGCATGCCCGGCGCCGCCGACATCGGCATGCTCGCCTTCCTGGCGCTCATGTGCTCCATCGCGGCGTTCGTCCTCTCGGACGCGCAAGAAACGGGGAATAGTCCCCGGTTCATGTCGATGCGACAGTACACCGGCAGGGGCGGCCGGACCACCGGGGGCCGAACCGAATGCCGGGCGCGCCCTCGCAGGTCTTCGGAGTGGTCGCCCGTCGTCGACCCGTCCGGCCCCGGTGGCGTGGTGTCCCCGGAGTGGGCAGTCCCGAATGCGTCCGGTCGGGGTTGTTTCTCCCGCAGTTCGATCACAGCGGATCGGAGGGCGTCGCCTTCAACCGCCGTGAGTGACCGCGGCACGCGTGACCGGATCGGGTCTCCCGGCTCTGCGAAGAGCTGCACTCCTCAAGAGGATTGA
- a CDS encoding ribonuclease BN, whose product MSGRAWRRGREIELLHRSLAFAALFFLTLVPLLMVIAAASPARGNGIADWITDGLGLSPRGSQAAGMLFSSRGRILSTATAFGLAAAAAFGISLTSALQAVYERIWRLRAGGWHQVWRQAVALGGVTAYLVIAAWSGVPWHHTAAQPVLRILATLIGGLLLFWWLPHLLLGGRVPWRDLLPGAVFTMAALVGLRFFSRLVFAPLLISNAVSYGTVGTVLVVQSWLTGVGFTVYGGAVAGWALRGDGDSE is encoded by the coding sequence GTGTCCGGGAGGGCCTGGCGGCGCGGCCGGGAGATCGAGTTGCTGCACCGGTCACTGGCGTTCGCCGCGCTGTTCTTCCTGACCCTGGTGCCGCTGCTCATGGTGATCGCCGCGGCTTCCCCGGCCCGCGGCAACGGCATCGCGGACTGGATCACCGACGGCCTCGGACTGTCGCCGCGCGGCAGCCAGGCGGCCGGCATGCTGTTCAGCTCTCGCGGGCGGATCCTCAGCACCGCCACCGCCTTCGGCCTCGCCGCCGCCGCCGCGTTCGGGATCTCCCTCACCAGTGCGCTCCAGGCCGTCTATGAGCGGATCTGGCGGCTTCGCGCCGGTGGGTGGCACCAGGTGTGGCGACAGGCGGTGGCACTGGGCGGAGTGACCGCGTACCTCGTCATCGCCGCCTGGAGCGGCGTGCCATGGCATCACACGGCCGCCCAGCCCGTCCTGCGGATCCTCGCGACGCTGATCGGCGGCCTGCTGCTGTTCTGGTGGCTCCCGCATCTCCTGCTCGGCGGCCGGGTCCCGTGGCGGGACCTGCTTCCGGGCGCGGTCTTCACCATGGCCGCACTGGTCGGTTTGCGGTTCTTCTCCCGCCTGGTCTTCGCGCCGCTGCTGATCTCCAACGCCGTCTCGTACGGGACGGTCGGGACTGTCCTGGTGGTCCAGTCCTGGCTGACCGGCGTCGGCTTCACGGTGTACGGCGGCGCGGTCGCCGGATGGGCGCTGCGCGGTGACGGAGACAGTGAGTAG
- a CDS encoding NAD(P)/FAD-dependent oxidoreductase, which translates to MKHHIVVLGAGYAGAFAAGNLARRLSPADTEITVVDAEPDFVERMRLHQLAIGQDLAFRRLADVFAGTGVRLRLARVTGVDPERRTVAVTGEDGGGELAYDTLLYALGSSVAHHGVPGVAEYAFDVTGRSSALRLRERLADLGEGGTVLVVGEGLTGIETATEFAESRPDLSIALAARGEPGAWLSPKARRHLCRAFARLGITVHEHTGIEAVEPTRAIAVDGTSIPADVTVWAAGFAVHPIAAASGLEVAATGQIVVDRTMRSVSHPDVYAAGDCAYAIGENGRPLPMSCASAGYTNMQATAAIIARLTDSRIPTIGLKYHGNHISLGRRDAIFQMVDGDARSKSWYLGGRSAAWLKSGVLKGAGWSIAHPTFGLPKRKRRLVTTPDRAGAQVAAA; encoded by the coding sequence ATGAAGCACCACATCGTCGTACTCGGCGCCGGATACGCCGGGGCCTTCGCCGCCGGAAACCTCGCCCGCCGGCTCTCACCCGCCGACACCGAGATCACCGTCGTCGACGCCGAGCCCGACTTCGTCGAGCGGATGCGACTCCACCAACTCGCGATCGGCCAGGACCTCGCGTTCCGCAGGCTCGCCGACGTCTTCGCGGGCACCGGGGTGCGGCTGCGCCTGGCGCGCGTCACCGGCGTCGATCCCGAGCGCAGGACCGTCGCCGTGACCGGCGAGGACGGCGGCGGCGAACTCGCCTACGACACGCTCCTCTACGCGCTCGGCAGCTCGGTCGCCCACCACGGCGTCCCCGGCGTGGCCGAGTACGCCTTCGACGTGACGGGCCGGTCCTCGGCGCTGCGGTTGCGCGAGCGCCTGGCCGACCTGGGCGAGGGCGGCACCGTGCTGGTCGTCGGTGAGGGGCTGACCGGCATCGAGACCGCCACCGAGTTCGCCGAGTCCCGGCCGGACCTGTCGATCGCGCTCGCCGCCCGCGGCGAGCCGGGCGCCTGGCTCTCCCCGAAGGCCCGCCGCCACCTGTGCCGGGCCTTCGCCCGACTCGGCATCACCGTCCACGAGCACACCGGCATCGAAGCCGTCGAGCCGACACGGGCGATCGCCGTCGACGGCACGTCCATCCCGGCCGACGTGACCGTGTGGGCGGCCGGGTTCGCCGTGCACCCCATCGCGGCCGCCAGTGGCCTCGAGGTCGCCGCGACCGGCCAGATCGTCGTCGACCGCACCATGCGCTCGGTCTCCCACCCCGACGTCTACGCCGCCGGTGACTGCGCCTACGCGATCGGCGAGAACGGCCGGCCGCTGCCGATGTCCTGTGCCTCGGCCGGGTACACCAACATGCAGGCGACCGCCGCGATCATCGCGCGTCTGACGGACAGCAGGATCCCGACCATCGGGCTGAAGTACCACGGCAACCACATCAGTCTCGGGCGGCGGGACGCGATCTTCCAGATGGTGGACGGCGACGCACGGTCGAAGTCCTGGTACCTGGGCGGCCGGAGCGCCGCGTGGCTCAAGTCGGGTGTGCTCAAGGGCGCCGGATGGAGCATCGCCCACCCCACCTTCGGCCTGCCCAAGCGCAAGCGCCGCCTGGTCACCACGCCCGACCGAGCCGGCGCGCAGGTCGCCGCCGCCTAG